In the genome of Candidatus Baltobacteraceae bacterium, one region contains:
- a CDS encoding HdeD family acid-resistance protein — protein MKTAVADVVGSIQEAHKEWGWYLALGIALIALGAYSIYAMSVATIASVLAIGIIVLLAGVVQIAAAFFSRGAGHVMLLLLVGALDIIVGLMLAEHPDFGALILTLFLAVLLVFGGVFRFVAALWLQFPHYGWVAFSGLLTLVFGVLLWMQWPISALWFIGFAVGVNFIFAGIAWSSLAFKLKNV, from the coding sequence ATGAAAACAGCAGTTGCCGACGTCGTCGGTTCGATCCAGGAGGCCCACAAGGAGTGGGGCTGGTACCTGGCGTTGGGCATCGCGCTCATCGCTTTGGGTGCCTACTCGATTTACGCGATGTCGGTTGCGACGATCGCGTCGGTTCTAGCAATCGGCATCATCGTGCTGCTCGCTGGCGTGGTCCAAATAGCCGCAGCGTTCTTCTCGCGCGGCGCCGGCCACGTCATGCTTCTGCTCCTCGTCGGTGCGCTCGACATCATCGTGGGTCTAATGCTCGCCGAGCACCCCGATTTCGGCGCTCTGATTCTCACGCTTTTCCTCGCCGTGCTGCTGGTGTTCGGCGGAGTTTTCCGCTTCGTCGCGGCCTTGTGGCTGCAATTCCCGCATTACGGCTGGGTGGCGTTCTCCGGATTGCTGACGCTGGTATTCGGCGTCCTGTTGTGGATGCAGTGGCCGATTTCGGCTCTTTGGTTCATCGGCTTCGCAGTCGGCGTCAACTTTATCTTCGCCGGCATCGCGTGGTCGTCGCTTGCCTTCAAACTCAAGAACGTTTAA
- a CDS encoding alpha/beta hydrolase, with protein sequence MEREVVFIPGLWLKPSSWDRWAEIFATAGYPAVRPGWPDAPSALSDVVDHFAATIASRKGTPVIVGHSLGGLIAEVLAGRGLAEVTVAVAPAPPNEPMPYLITARPPSFERFRASFANMVSEDEAKELYVAYVVSPTNAAAFEVSPEYIDYKTEDRLVKNPLRGPLTIISGGNDLTVPPDVAREAYDAENRDGQITDYTEMRGRGHSLTIDSGWLDVATMALSYVEQYAPNASSTRA encoded by the coding sequence ATGGAACGAGAAGTCGTTTTTATCCCTGGCCTGTGGCTGAAGCCGTCGAGTTGGGATCGGTGGGCCGAGATTTTTGCGACGGCGGGATATCCCGCCGTGCGACCTGGCTGGCCTGATGCTCCCAGCGCGTTAAGCGACGTGGTGGATCATTTCGCTGCGACGATTGCGTCGCGCAAGGGTACACCGGTCATCGTCGGTCATTCACTCGGCGGGCTCATTGCCGAAGTGCTGGCCGGGCGTGGGCTCGCGGAAGTCACCGTGGCGGTTGCCCCGGCTCCTCCGAACGAACCGATGCCGTATCTCATCACCGCAAGACCGCCGTCGTTCGAGCGCTTTCGAGCATCGTTTGCCAACATGGTAAGCGAGGATGAAGCTAAGGAGCTCTACGTCGCCTACGTGGTTTCGCCCACGAATGCAGCCGCGTTCGAGGTGTCACCGGAATACATTGATTACAAAACCGAAGACCGACTCGTGAAGAACCCTTTACGCGGACCACTGACGATCATTTCCGGCGGCAACGATCTCACGGTTCCACCTGACGTAGCGCGCGAGGCGTACGACGCGGAGAATCGCGACGGGCAGATTACGGATTATACCGAGATGCGCGGACGCGGCCACTCTCTAACGATCGATAGCGGCTGGCTCGACGTCGCGACGATGGCGCTCTCTTATGTGGAGCAGTATGCACCGAACGCATCTTCAACGAGAGCGTGA
- a CDS encoding divalent metal cation transporter, which produces MSPIRKLVSVLGPGLISGASDDDPSGISTYSVAGASTGYSMLWVILVTTPMMAVVQGMCARIALVTGVGLATAMKRRFARWLLRPLAVAIILANTANAGADLEGMGASAQMLFHLPVIIWIAISGVALIAIQVFLSYRQFSSIVKWLTLALFGYIVTAFVVHPPWGSVLRHLVTPEVHLTAAWLTTLVGVLGTTITPYMFFWQAALEVEEQAQRGRTTEESRRGATREEIADMHLDVNFGMIFSNLVAFFIIVTTAATLGAHGMHQISSAQDAARALEPIAGPLASWLFAAGMIGTGLLAVPAFTASSAYLITEAFGFREGLAEKAKDAPQFYALIVVGMLMAMTMGLLRVDPIAALFWCAVINGVVAVPLLAAIVVLASDKRVMGEWTSSLPARAWGWGTVAAMGLAAVGMFVFWGQS; this is translated from the coding sequence GTGTCGCCGATACGTAAGCTCGTATCGGTACTTGGACCGGGGCTGATTTCCGGCGCTTCCGACGACGATCCGTCCGGAATATCGACGTACAGCGTCGCCGGCGCTTCAACCGGCTATTCGATGTTGTGGGTGATTCTCGTCACCACGCCGATGATGGCCGTCGTTCAAGGCATGTGCGCGCGCATTGCATTGGTGACCGGCGTCGGCCTCGCGACGGCGATGAAGCGCCGCTTTGCGCGCTGGCTGCTACGGCCTCTCGCCGTCGCCATCATCTTGGCGAACACTGCCAACGCGGGAGCCGATCTCGAGGGCATGGGAGCATCTGCCCAGATGCTGTTCCACCTTCCGGTCATTATCTGGATCGCGATCTCCGGCGTTGCCTTGATTGCTATTCAGGTCTTTCTTTCGTATCGCCAGTTCTCGTCGATCGTCAAGTGGCTTACCCTGGCATTGTTCGGCTACATCGTTACCGCGTTTGTCGTGCATCCGCCGTGGGGCTCGGTGCTGCGACATCTCGTCACTCCGGAGGTGCACTTAACCGCAGCTTGGCTGACCACGCTCGTCGGCGTCCTGGGAACCACGATTACGCCGTATATGTTTTTCTGGCAAGCGGCACTCGAGGTCGAAGAACAAGCACAGCGCGGCCGCACGACCGAGGAATCGCGGCGCGGAGCGACTCGCGAGGAAATCGCGGATATGCATCTCGACGTCAACTTCGGCATGATCTTCTCTAACCTCGTCGCGTTCTTTATCATCGTCACGACGGCTGCTACGCTTGGGGCACACGGCATGCACCAGATTTCGTCAGCACAAGATGCGGCTCGAGCGCTCGAACCGATTGCCGGCCCGCTAGCCTCGTGGCTCTTTGCCGCGGGAATGATCGGCACCGGCCTGTTAGCGGTTCCGGCATTCACCGCGTCGTCGGCGTACCTCATCACCGAGGCGTTCGGCTTTCGTGAAGGGCTGGCCGAAAAGGCGAAAGATGCGCCGCAGTTCTACGCGCTGATCGTGGTAGGCATGTTGATGGCGATGACCATGGGCTTGCTACGTGTCGATCCGATCGCCGCGCTGTTTTGGTGCGCTGTAATTAACGGCGTCGTCGCCGTACCGCTGCTCGCGGCAATCGTCGTGCTGGCGAGCGATAAACGCGTGATGGGCGAGTGGACCAGCAGCCTTCCGGCGCGCGCCTGGGGCTGGGGTACCGTTGCAGCGATGGGTCTAGCCGCCGTCGGCATGTTCGTGTTCTGGGGCCAAAGCTAA
- a CDS encoding HD domain-containing phosphohydrolase, with the protein MRKFDFLVRFGLMTLVLSLSTAMVLSYLFASGQEAEQTRAAVYSALARVSSDLTPAFEHTDMSHPIPRGLEATLTQESENLAGLAGIPGDRALFLYRSDGTAVFPAGTPPERALVSKAIAAREYVVGPKQSINGESLFRAYSPYGNPNDNSVAVVIGVDFSQAQFDADYKKAQPFVFKVTWIACGFIFISLFALAFQAQRELNRQRRLADETFKQTMMGIAAIIDKRDPYTAGHSERVSGYAVKLAQRMRLSARFGETIEIAALLHDVGKIGIPDAVLLKPARLDEHERAIMGSHPRIASDVLSGVEAMREAMPCILHHHERWDGRGYPSELAGDDIPLGARIIAVADTYDAMTTDRPYRRALTPHDARVELLRGSGIQWDSSCVKAFIGLIDGGLVPPPPRAANVEELADIFGQQA; encoded by the coding sequence GTGCGGAAGTTCGATTTCCTCGTGCGCTTCGGCTTGATGACGCTGGTGCTTTCATTGAGCACGGCGATGGTGCTTTCTTACCTGTTCGCGTCTGGCCAAGAGGCCGAACAAACCCGAGCCGCAGTCTACTCTGCGTTGGCCCGTGTGAGCTCGGATCTCACGCCGGCCTTCGAGCATACCGACATGAGCCATCCGATTCCGCGCGGCCTTGAGGCAACCCTAACTCAGGAAAGTGAGAATCTGGCGGGCCTGGCCGGCATACCCGGCGATCGCGCGCTGTTCTTGTACCGATCGGACGGCACCGCCGTTTTCCCAGCCGGCACCCCGCCCGAGCGGGCCTTGGTCTCGAAGGCGATCGCGGCTCGCGAGTACGTCGTCGGCCCCAAGCAGTCCATAAACGGAGAAAGTCTTTTCCGAGCGTACTCGCCTTATGGGAATCCGAACGACAACAGCGTAGCCGTCGTGATTGGCGTCGATTTTTCACAAGCGCAGTTCGACGCCGATTACAAAAAAGCGCAGCCGTTCGTTTTCAAGGTCACATGGATCGCGTGCGGATTCATCTTCATATCGTTGTTCGCGTTAGCTTTCCAGGCTCAGCGCGAGCTCAACCGCCAACGCCGCTTGGCCGATGAGACTTTCAAGCAGACGATGATGGGCATCGCGGCCATCATCGACAAGCGCGACCCGTACACGGCCGGCCACTCTGAGCGCGTTTCGGGATATGCGGTAAAGCTGGCGCAGCGCATGCGCCTCAGCGCTCGCTTCGGCGAAACGATCGAGATCGCGGCGCTTCTGCACGATGTGGGGAAGATCGGCATTCCGGACGCCGTCCTCCTTAAACCCGCGAGGCTCGACGAGCACGAACGAGCGATCATGGGCTCCCACCCGAGAATCGCGAGCGATGTTCTGAGCGGGGTCGAGGCAATGCGCGAAGCGATGCCGTGCATTCTGCACCACCACGAGCGCTGGGATGGACGCGGCTACCCCAGCGAGCTTGCCGGTGACGACATCCCCTTGGGCGCGCGAATAATCGCTGTTGCCGACACGTACGATGCAATGACTACGGACCGCCCCTATCGCCGTGCGCTAACACCTCACGATGCACGCGTGGAACTGCTGCGCGGCTCGGGCATTCAGTGGGATTCGAGTTGTGTGAAGGCCTTCATCGGGCTGATCGATGGCGGCTTGGTCCCACCGCCCCCGCGTGCCGCAAACGTCGAGGAACTTGCCGATATCTTTGGGCAGCAAGCGTGA
- a CDS encoding helix-turn-helix domain-containing protein: MTFGELLRRHRKAAGIAQETLAERAHLSVETVGALERGTRQRPYLDTISSLAEALGLSVDDRAELERAASRGDDAARLPANNLPAEISSFIGREHDVTKVRELLTSHRIVTLVGPGGVGKTRLALRVAGDLVAARSDGAWFVDFAPISEASRIPSVIAAGVGLPQSLRLKSLIDALRTMTILLVVDNCEHLVGDIALAVNAILRECPNIAILATSREPLSTEAERLYRVPTLELNDAVKLFVDRAQGADSRFALDDPGRKTVADICRRLDGIALAIEIAAARTGVVSLETVALELGEHLNAAIGRRRTVVSRQRTMETLFDWSYGLLDERESLVFRRLSVFVGGFSEELAVAICANSKMSKRAVSGALASLVTKSLVQGETDGAAPRYRLLEPVRQYAREKLRAREEDGDSARAHALALLALAAPFDTSLEVPSDRLFNAVVQPERENFRAAVEWSLSKNGNVEIAQRLVGSITVMWYGVMSGEGQRSMIQSALNTCDATTPHKVRARLELAAARHATEFASDMRAALAAAEQALHGQPPDDIRGIASAQYLVGLGLSRCGRIVESESAFRQALAKARSAGAKGTIAAANAGLAAVRLLTGDLDEARSLVREALHIHRDAECERLGAATAVHMAEIEFAADQTETALSLSQDASNFYRKERNWWLLAFILANQSAYAVALGRYDQARDDAREALLLGDRIGLRRSASWALQHLAAVAGFRNHVEADRRDVRRSAQLLGFVDEAYGRGGAIREHTEQRERDKLIAALREALGETMLVALMAEGASWTEDRAHAEALEI, translated from the coding sequence ATGACGTTCGGCGAACTGCTACGCCGGCATCGGAAAGCTGCCGGGATCGCCCAAGAAACCCTTGCCGAGCGCGCCCACCTCAGCGTCGAAACCGTCGGCGCGCTCGAACGCGGCACGCGCCAAAGGCCCTACCTCGACACGATCTCATCGCTGGCGGAAGCCCTCGGGTTGTCGGTCGACGATCGTGCCGAACTCGAGAGGGCGGCATCGCGTGGCGATGACGCGGCTCGGCTCCCTGCGAACAATCTTCCGGCGGAGATCTCGAGCTTCATCGGCCGCGAGCACGACGTTACCAAGGTGCGTGAACTTCTCACGTCCCATCGTATCGTCACGCTGGTTGGTCCTGGGGGCGTCGGCAAGACGCGCCTAGCACTTCGCGTTGCAGGAGATCTGGTAGCGGCGAGATCCGACGGTGCCTGGTTTGTCGATTTCGCACCCATAAGCGAGGCTTCGCGGATTCCATCGGTAATTGCAGCCGGCGTCGGACTGCCTCAAAGCCTGAGGCTAAAATCGCTGATAGACGCTCTGCGTACTATGACGATTCTTCTCGTCGTCGACAACTGCGAGCACCTCGTTGGCGACATTGCGTTAGCCGTCAACGCCATACTGCGCGAGTGTCCGAATATAGCGATTCTCGCGACCAGCCGAGAGCCGCTATCAACGGAGGCCGAGCGCTTATACCGGGTGCCGACGCTCGAGTTGAACGATGCAGTTAAGCTGTTCGTCGATCGCGCTCAAGGCGCCGATAGCCGATTTGCACTTGACGATCCAGGGCGGAAAACCGTCGCAGACATCTGTCGGCGACTCGACGGCATCGCCTTAGCGATCGAAATTGCTGCCGCGCGCACTGGCGTGGTTTCACTGGAAACCGTGGCCTTGGAGCTCGGTGAGCATCTGAACGCTGCTATTGGACGGCGCCGCACTGTAGTCTCTCGGCAACGGACGATGGAGACGCTCTTTGACTGGAGTTACGGCCTCCTTGACGAGCGCGAGAGCCTCGTGTTTCGCAGACTTTCGGTGTTTGTAGGCGGCTTTTCGGAAGAGCTCGCCGTCGCCATTTGTGCGAATTCAAAGATGTCGAAACGTGCGGTATCGGGCGCGTTGGCGTCGCTCGTCACCAAATCCCTCGTACAGGGCGAAACTGACGGGGCTGCCCCACGTTATCGGCTGCTCGAACCGGTAAGACAGTATGCCCGGGAGAAACTGCGCGCACGAGAGGAAGACGGGGATAGCGCACGCGCGCACGCTCTCGCGTTGCTTGCGCTAGCTGCGCCTTTTGACACGTCCCTGGAAGTACCATCCGATCGCCTTTTCAATGCGGTGGTTCAGCCGGAACGCGAAAATTTCCGCGCGGCGGTGGAATGGAGTTTGAGCAAGAACGGGAACGTCGAGATCGCGCAGCGTCTGGTCGGATCCATCACGGTGATGTGGTACGGCGTCATGTCGGGCGAAGGGCAGCGGTCGATGATTCAGTCCGCTTTGAACACGTGCGACGCAACCACGCCGCACAAGGTACGCGCGAGGCTCGAGCTCGCAGCCGCTCGGCATGCAACGGAGTTTGCATCGGATATGCGGGCAGCGCTTGCCGCCGCCGAGCAAGCTCTGCACGGACAGCCGCCGGACGATATCCGTGGAATAGCCAGCGCCCAATATCTCGTCGGATTGGGACTCAGCCGATGCGGCCGCATCGTCGAAAGCGAGTCGGCGTTTCGACAAGCGCTCGCGAAGGCACGTTCCGCCGGCGCTAAAGGTACCATCGCTGCTGCGAACGCCGGCCTTGCGGCCGTACGTTTGCTAACCGGTGATCTCGACGAGGCGCGGAGCCTCGTTCGTGAAGCACTCCACATCCACCGCGATGCCGAGTGCGAACGGCTGGGCGCTGCAACCGCGGTCCACATGGCTGAGATCGAATTTGCCGCCGACCAAACGGAAACGGCGCTATCGTTGAGCCAAGACGCTTCGAATTTCTACCGCAAGGAACGTAACTGGTGGCTTCTGGCCTTCATCTTGGCAAATCAATCGGCCTACGCCGTCGCATTGGGTCGCTACGATCAGGCGCGTGACGACGCGCGCGAAGCTCTGCTACTCGGGGATAGGATTGGCCTACGCCGGAGTGCGTCGTGGGCATTGCAACATCTTGCTGCCGTTGCGGGCTTTCGCAACCACGTGGAAGCGGATCGACGCGATGTCCGGCGTTCGGCGCAGCTACTCGGCTTCGTCGACGAAGCGTATGGTCGAGGCGGGGCGATTCGAGAACATACCGAGCAACGCGAGCGCGACAAGCTGATCGCAGCCCTGCGGGAAGCTCTTGGTGAGACAATGCTCGTTGCGCTCATGGCCGAGGGCGCGAGTTGGACCGAAGACCGGGCTCACGCTGAGGCGCTAGAGATCTGA
- a CDS encoding AI-2E family transporter: MSGAISAFVLLFMGVLIAAALRPVVDRLGSRMPFGAAVGVTFGAVFLIVAIIDYMMIAPLGGQFQRLLLDVPGYVKSLQAELAAAQRFVKSDQLSRQFAGALAGSAAGALSSAGAHIVAGSTLVASVVGDTVIVVLLAIGWTLSSDQLASFALGLLPAPRRHDWKHAFDTIGTRLGAYAQGVVINGTVVGVTIGVALALLGVPYGLLLAFVAGLLQALPMLGAVISGPIVVLVVLATAGWTKMLIVLAVFIGMQVIDQSVISPIIFGQRVQLSFLLVIFSTVLGGALLGIPGAFLAVPAAAALEVVVVQIIAPAIRRSNGV, from the coding sequence ATGAGCGGCGCCATATCGGCGTTCGTCTTACTCTTCATGGGGGTTCTGATCGCAGCCGCGTTGCGTCCGGTCGTCGACCGCCTTGGCTCCCGGATGCCGTTTGGCGCGGCCGTCGGCGTTACGTTCGGCGCCGTCTTTCTCATCGTGGCGATTATCGATTACATGATGATTGCACCGCTAGGCGGGCAGTTTCAGCGCCTTCTGCTGGACGTGCCGGGCTACGTGAAATCTTTGCAGGCGGAGCTCGCAGCCGCCCAACGCTTCGTCAAAAGCGATCAGCTTTCGCGGCAGTTCGCTGGAGCGCTCGCGGGTAGCGCGGCCGGGGCATTGAGCAGTGCCGGCGCCCATATCGTAGCCGGCTCCACGCTCGTCGCGAGCGTCGTCGGTGATACCGTGATCGTTGTACTGCTGGCGATTGGATGGACGCTTTCATCGGACCAACTCGCGTCTTTCGCGCTGGGTCTTCTGCCGGCCCCGAGGCGACACGACTGGAAGCACGCGTTCGACACGATTGGAACACGCCTGGGAGCGTACGCGCAGGGGGTCGTCATCAACGGAACTGTAGTCGGTGTTACGATCGGCGTAGCGCTGGCACTACTCGGCGTACCGTATGGGCTCCTACTCGCCTTCGTCGCCGGGCTGCTCCAAGCGCTTCCCATGCTTGGAGCGGTGATATCAGGCCCAATTGTTGTGCTAGTGGTGCTTGCGACGGCCGGTTGGACGAAAATGCTGATCGTTCTGGCCGTTTTCATCGGAATGCAAGTCATCGATCAGAGCGTGATCTCCCCCATTATCTTTGGACAGCGCGTGCAGTTGAGCTTCCTGTTGGTCATCTTTTCCACAGTCTTGGGAGGGGCATTGTTGGGGATCCCTGGGGCGTTCTTGGCAGTGCCGGCCGCCGCGGCGCTCGAAGTGGTCGTCGTGCAAATCATTGCGCCGGCGATCCGAAGGTCCAACGGGGTTTAA
- a CDS encoding DUF308 domain-containing protein, producing MIQALTNSWWLFLLRGLAAIAVAVLAFAAPAATLQAVVFVLGFYIFLAGCFAFAAAMSGVAGDRWWAALLEGLVGIAVAFVIWFMPQGSTEVFVYLFAGWAIVTGVLEIAGGIQFRDLLGAGEWLYIISGIVSVAFGVWVVRSPSQGALAEIYAIGFYSAFYGVAQVAFSMRLRSLMSTVKAVAG from the coding sequence ATGATTCAGGCGCTCACCAATAGCTGGTGGCTCTTTCTCCTGAGAGGTTTGGCGGCAATCGCAGTGGCCGTATTGGCGTTCGCCGCACCGGCTGCGACGTTGCAAGCTGTGGTTTTCGTCCTAGGGTTCTACATCTTCTTGGCGGGGTGCTTCGCTTTTGCGGCGGCGATGAGTGGCGTAGCCGGCGACCGCTGGTGGGCGGCACTGCTCGAAGGTCTGGTCGGCATCGCCGTCGCCTTCGTGATCTGGTTTATGCCGCAGGGCAGCACCGAAGTTTTCGTGTATCTCTTTGCTGGCTGGGCGATCGTGACCGGCGTGTTAGAGATCGCCGGCGGGATTCAATTCCGCGACCTTCTCGGTGCCGGCGAGTGGCTGTACATCATTAGCGGCATCGTCTCCGTTGCTTTCGGCGTGTGGGTCGTCCGCAGCCCGTCGCAAGGCGCGTTGGCGGAAATCTATGCCATCGGGTTCTACTCGGCGTTCTATGGCGTCGCGCAGGTAGCATTCAGCATGCGGTTGCGTTCGTTGATGTCCACCGTGAAAGCAGTCGCTGGGTGA
- a CDS encoding helix-turn-helix domain-containing protein, whose product MFGELLRQHRLAAGIPQETLAERAGLSVETISALERGARQKPYLDTIAQLSRALDLSTDDRAELERAASRRSAIPAVPVNNLPEEISSFVDREHDVVKIIQILTAHRLLTLVGIGGIGKTRLALRVGKELANTRSCGTCFVDFAPIRDALQITSAISDGIGLHSSPDLRRLIAFLRRKTILVILDNCEHLVDDIALTVEGILRACPNVTILATSREPLSIAGEHVHRVTPLELT is encoded by the coding sequence ATGTTCGGCGAGTTGCTGCGCCAGCACCGGCTCGCGGCCGGAATACCCCAGGAGACGCTGGCCGAGCGCGCCGGACTCAGTGTCGAAACCATTAGCGCGCTTGAACGCGGGGCACGCCAGAAGCCTTATCTCGACACGATCGCGCAACTGTCGCGAGCGCTCGATTTATCAACGGACGATCGTGCCGAACTTGAGCGAGCAGCGTCGCGCCGCAGCGCCATCCCCGCGGTACCCGTGAATAATCTCCCGGAAGAAATCTCGAGTTTCGTCGACCGCGAGCACGACGTCGTAAAAATCATTCAGATTCTTACAGCTCACCGGCTTCTCACGCTCGTCGGTATCGGCGGCATCGGAAAGACGCGCCTCGCACTTCGCGTCGGTAAGGAACTCGCGAATACGAGGTCGTGCGGCACATGTTTTGTCGATTTTGCGCCCATACGCGATGCACTGCAGATTACGTCGGCGATCTCAGATGGGATCGGACTCCATTCGAGTCCCGATCTCCGCAGACTGATCGCCTTTTTGCGAAGGAAGACGATTCTGGTGATCCTCGACAACTGCGAGCATCTCGTCGACGATATCGCTTTGACGGTCGAGGGCATCCTGCGCGCCTGCCCCAACGTAACGATCCTCGCCACGAGCCGCGAACCCCTCTCGATCGCAGGCGAACACGTGCACCGAGTGACGCCGCTGGAGCTAACCTAG
- a CDS encoding M48 family metallopeptidase, which translates to MIDGRFRGFITLVALTLLIPATARAQADDEQQTGAQLFKQLRAQGEIVSSSPLYDSLRPIAENLTRVVQPKYQYPIHFYVVHEPQPNAFAAPGGNVYVTDSLFYFVKNQQELEGTLCHETSHLLHHDSEKLMQDNTKIRDRAIAATILLGPKVLLAVGLIGQLDSNHYSRQAEEAADLTGSDTCAAAGYNPWGLVWLFQDFSNAKMPQPPEILSDHPDFANRISALQQHFQQNPARFANFDSNKTSATPFDVPKKEDESFLR; encoded by the coding sequence ATGATAGATGGAAGATTTCGAGGCTTCATTACCCTCGTTGCCCTGACGCTCCTGATCCCAGCGACGGCACGCGCGCAAGCTGACGACGAGCAGCAGACGGGGGCACAGCTATTCAAACAACTCAGGGCGCAAGGCGAAATCGTCAGTTCGTCTCCGTTGTACGACTCGCTTCGCCCGATCGCGGAAAACCTCACGCGCGTCGTGCAGCCCAAGTATCAATATCCGATTCATTTTTACGTCGTGCACGAACCGCAGCCGAACGCGTTTGCCGCGCCTGGCGGCAATGTGTACGTAACCGACTCGCTCTTTTATTTCGTGAAGAATCAACAGGAGCTAGAGGGAACGCTCTGCCACGAGACGTCGCATCTGCTCCACCACGACTCCGAAAAACTCATGCAAGACAACACGAAGATCCGCGATCGGGCGATCGCGGCCACGATCTTACTCGGGCCGAAGGTATTGCTTGCAGTCGGTCTCATCGGGCAGCTCGACTCGAACCACTATTCGCGTCAAGCCGAGGAGGCCGCCGACCTCACCGGCTCGGACACGTGCGCCGCCGCCGGCTATAATCCGTGGGGACTCGTCTGGTTATTCCAAGATTTTTCCAACGCGAAAATGCCGCAGCCGCCGGAGATTCTTTCCGATCACCCGGACTTTGCCAACCGCATCTCTGCACTGCAGCAGCACTTCCAGCAGAATCCCGCGCGTTTCGCGAACTTCGACAGCAACAAAACGTCGGCAACGCCGTTCGACGTACCGAAAAAGGAAGACGAGTCGTTCCTACGCTGA
- a CDS encoding nuclear transport factor 2 family protein encodes MKHTAISPGEAADRLAIRELVETYAYCADRREAAAQMALFTADTHFVVFMDAKNPKPSQELHSRDALAPVFADLNRYQATMHFVGQSTISSLTEDRATGQAYCLAHHLTVDGDRRRLMIATLRYLDTFSKLDGAWLFAERLLYVDWLEERNLS; translated from the coding sequence GTGAAACACACCGCAATCTCACCCGGCGAGGCCGCCGATAGACTTGCCATCCGCGAACTTGTTGAAACCTACGCCTATTGCGCTGACCGGCGCGAAGCCGCAGCTCAAATGGCATTGTTCACGGCAGATACACACTTCGTCGTGTTTATGGACGCCAAAAATCCGAAGCCGTCGCAAGAACTACACTCCCGCGATGCCCTTGCCCCCGTTTTCGCGGATCTGAATAGATATCAGGCGACTATGCACTTCGTGGGACAGAGCACGATATCGTCGCTCACGGAGGACCGCGCCACAGGGCAAGCCTACTGCCTGGCCCACCATCTCACCGTCGACGGCGATCGCCGACGCTTGATGATCGCGACGCTTCGCTACCTTGACACGTTTTCGAAATTGGACGGTGCGTGGCTTTTTGCCGAGCGACTGCTTTATGTTGATTGGTTGGAGGAACGCAATCTGTCCTGA
- a CDS encoding helix-turn-helix transcriptional regulator, with the protein MKPHDVGLPSTVRRRVSGLRREEVAELVGVSSDWYRWFESGRHIRVSIGFLSKLSQALRLEPLDQINLFYLALPEMYEAYMAVRHRTVA; encoded by the coding sequence TTGAAACCCCACGACGTCGGCCTGCCCTCAACCGTGCGCCGCCGCGTTAGTGGCTTGCGACGCGAAGAGGTCGCCGAACTCGTCGGCGTCTCGAGCGATTGGTACCGTTGGTTTGAAAGTGGCCGGCACATTCGCGTTTCGATCGGATTTCTGTCGAAGCTTTCCCAAGCGTTGCGGCTCGAACCCCTCGACCAGATCAACCTGTTCTATCTAGCTCTCCCCGAGATGTACGAAGCCTATATGGCGGTGCGGCATCGGACGGTGGCGTAG
- a CDS encoding peroxiredoxin, which produces MACAVFYPKDFAIICPTEIVSFSDRYDEFARLGADVLGCSVDSLSSHWTWLCSPRERNGIAGVKYPLASDMSKDTARAYDVLDDAGLAQRGLFIIDPKGILKFATVTDNNVGRSVDEVLRMLQALQSGGLCAANWKPGIAVLASA; this is translated from the coding sequence GTGGCTTGTGCTGTTTTTTATCCGAAAGATTTCGCGATCATCTGCCCCACGGAAATCGTTTCGTTCTCGGATCGCTATGACGAGTTCGCACGCCTGGGTGCCGACGTCCTCGGCTGTTCGGTGGATTCCCTCTCGTCACACTGGACCTGGCTGTGCTCTCCCCGGGAGCGCAACGGAATCGCCGGCGTGAAGTATCCGTTAGCCTCCGACATGAGCAAAGACACTGCCCGAGCTTATGACGTTCTCGACGATGCGGGCCTGGCGCAGCGCGGATTGTTTATCATCGACCCGAAGGGCATTTTGAAGTTTGCTACGGTCACCGACAATAACGTCGGCCGCAGCGTGGACGAAGTGTTGCGCATGCTCCAAGCCCTGCAGAGCGGCGGCTTATGTGCCGCCAATTGGAAACCCGGAATCGCCGTCCTCGCTTCGGCGTAG